The genomic region TGATTATTTTGAGGACATGACAGTGGTTTTCCTTCCCGTAGGAGTTTTCCTTCAAGTTAAATTTGCTTGATGAGATGTTGACATGAATTAGAGGAGCACTTGGATGGATATGGCATCCTCTTGTTCCACTTAATGTCTCCAACCTAGTTCTCAGATCTTTCATGGGTGGCTATCATCTTCCACTGTCAATATTTGCATAAATCTAAACTAGCAAAGATAAGACTGCTAAAATGAAAGTTGCATATCAAAGGGAATGAATGACTCTAGAAGAGATAAGGTGCAAGTTGAACCTTAGATTAAATTCTGAAATTGCTAACAATAATGAGACAAAATTAGAGTAAATGCTGAAAAGACCAGACTGATTTGAAAATTTAAGAAAGAGACTAATTTACTGGGCCTAGTGCCCAGACATTGGATAGATGGTTAACAACTAGTATGGTTAAATTTCATTAGTGTCTCTACCTTTCTAACAAAACTTAGCTAACATTTATGCTCATAATTAGAATTTAGGCCAAAATATAATAATTCAAGCTGCTTAGCAAGGTTAGTACAACATCCACTGTTTTTTTCCAGATTTATGCCAAAAGCTCTTTAATTCAAACTGCTTAGCAAAATTATCCTGATGTCCACCATATTCTTTTTGTACACCACCCAAATGGTACACACTATAGGAGATTAAACAAAGCTATCAATCAATGATTTTCTCATCTCATCGACTATTGCACTCGGCTGTGATTCTCTCAATTTGAAAACACTTTCAATAACTGACAATTCAGTCGCTGTTGTGTCCAATCCGCAGAAAGCAGTCCAATCATTTACAATCATTCCAGCAGCCACAACTTCACTTCCACGATTGACAGTGCCAGCTACAAGTGGCACTTGGAGGAGTGTTGATAACTCATCTAGATCTTCAATGGATGTGTGTGGATGTACCTGTCCAGACAACAACAAACTTGAGCCGGTCTCAAATGTGCATTTCAGTCCTTCTCCAAGCTACTAAATATGAACACCAACACAACATATACATTATGACGAATTCAAAGTTTGAACAAATCCATTACTAAAAGTAAATTTCTCCATCTAGTCCAATTTAAGAATTGGATGCTGATTCTTACCAGCCTCCCTCCATTAGAAAGCACACTAAACGTGAACACCAAACAATCATGTATACAAAATAATGACTTCCAGTTTGAACAAATCCATAACTAAAAAGTAGTAATTTCTCTATCTGGGAAGCCAAATTTGAGTATTAGATATTGTCTAAGCAAGAAAAATATTGATTCTTACCAGCCCCCCTCGgttagaaagcacaccataactgCCAACAAGAATATTTCCAGCAATAGTTTGCCTAAAAACCTCGATTCCTAGAACATCTGCTATCAGTTCTTCCGTCTCCTGGACAATAAAATGCTGAATCATGTTAAAAATCGACCAAAGGCATCACAAGGTAACACTACATTGAAATATGACCAGATAATATAAAACTTATTCAATATCACGTGACTATGAAACATTAATTATAGTATTAGTCGGTCATCCAGCCACTATAATGGAACAAAGAAGAATGGAACATGCTACATATGATAAGAGCATGGACGAAGCATGCTACCAATAGTTTATTCACACATACATAATAACCAGCTTTCTTAACTGCGTTGAGAAACAAACTAAATCTTTGAAAAGATCCAGAATTCATGCAAGCAAGGAAATTTATATAAACTTATAATCCAGTAAAGCAAATAACCTCCCAAATTTTCTGGCTCTGATATTAAACTTCACAATCTCTTATTCAACAATGAGATCTCTACCAGGATAACATAGGATACCTCAGGCAATGCCACCAAGAAGTTCCATTTTGTTTTACAATTTCTGtgtattttttcattatttttaaattCTTATCCTAGGCATAGCGTATATGGGTATGCTCAACTACACCCTGAGACTGCGGATCCTGGCCCAGGTATGATCATACTGGGTACGCATCCCAGTTCAGATATGCCTTCGATACAGCCTAGAACTGTGGATCCTACACAGCATAGTAGCAAAattgtgatgaacccttgctggttcaactcttcaacctgctgtaatttttagatcttctttgtaatttttaattattaagatggtctttcagaaatagacagaagttgaaGAAGAGGGTTTCTTTTATTTGTAACACATATTGAACAATACATGAATTTAATCAACTGAAAcaatgaattggagaatttagaagcatacccgtaggtccttagacaatttattgaaaagaaagaataaatcagcaacttacaaagttctgatttttattctggaacaattcagatctgctcttatttaaataCTAGGACACCCAAACAGCGAAAGATggtgccaataaatgagcaagctatgtgtttgggaaaagaagcctccaaaccacagaagaatcaacaacaaaacagtaaataggaaaaccctacaacaaatctgccttgtaagaagccaaatctgccccaattcaaattcaatttgacttctgaatgaagccaaccaagctgcaacaattcgattgatctttcacaatctcaaagctactgaattctgaagaatgcacgctctccaaaactGGTCCAAACCCTAGCtgccatagccaagtgctcaggagaaaatgtcaaatgctcaatagcAAGAATcaggtttaatttccatcttggctgcctaaatacccaaaagatgcgatttttggcaattagggatttaaaaataataacttgcttttagagttcccaacttaaccctaaaagccatgcctagcttaggagataataaatcttcacttaaattaatttaagtgatgcactttatgattttatattaatatttcattaaaatattaattctCTGTGGAACCACTAAAAAATTCATCTCTCATTATTGCTCGGAAACTGAATCTGTCGGAAGCTAGGGTCACAGTtcgccatgccaatgaaaataggaccatgtctatttttagcaatttttccctaaaaataggaaattttcatatagtgtcagaaactgatgaaacgaagaccagaactgaactcaacactgaactagaacaaatagacagaccactcctcaagatactgcattacTGACCCCTTTATCCATACTCTGTTAGCCtactaggatggggacattacaaaaatcaAGATTTAAATAGGGGAAATTCGGGAATCcaaaatgcataagaaagaaaagaaaaaaactactCTTTTTTTAGCATTCAAAGGCAATTTAATTGCATAGCAATACAAAGAGTCAACAGAAATGAGAATTTACACAATAAATTTTGGAATGTAGTTTTTTTTTCATTAAATTTCAGATCACTGATTGTATTGCATAATGCATGGTACATTACTGCGTTTGCTTGAGATTGGTACATTGATGAAGGGCTCTGACAGCCCTATTGCAACAACTATGAAGAAGTGTTTACAGTTCATTGGGCTTTTATTTTCTCAGTTTACAGTTTTCTGATTGATGCACTGACATCTAAAATCATCACTTCACAGGACACTGAGTTCCTTCTGCAGGTTTCTCCTAGGGATGCTAGTGTTTGTTTTTTACCTCATTCCCAAGGTATGTAAGGAACTTCTAGCTGGAAGGCCCATCTGCTCCTACTGCAGTTTTATGCTAGTCCCTACATCCTAAGTCACCGCATTTGCCAAATTTCCAGCTTCAGGTTCGGAATTCGGCGAATCTATAAAAACTTAACGAAGTTCGGAAAAAATCAGCTAAAATTCATACAGAAGCCCACCGCAGCGTTTCCTGTTCCCTTGACCAACCGCGACTTTCTCCCTGACCGCTATTCCCGTGCCCTTGCCCAGCCACGTTTTTCCCCCCTCTCAGTGCACTACTGCCATCAGGTTTTTACTTTTTGTTTTTTGTAAAGACATTCGCAAGCATTCGACTATTGAATTTTCCAGCCTATTTGTGCAGTTGGAAAGCTCTCGTGTAAACTCCATTCGAACGTCAGAGGGCTGAATTTCCCAAAACACGGGGACAATTGGACCCCCGGTTTGAATAATGAGAAGGAGCTCATCCAAAGACCACTCAGATTGAGCATATTTGTGAGACAGAATTGCAATATGAACTGAAGAACTACGTATTGCTGATGTTATAGCTTAGAGTGTGTATTGTCTTGGATGTATAGAACATCAGTCCAAAAACACTTTGAATCTTCTATTCTCAAGATTATGATATGGGAAACTGGCAAGGGATTAATGAAATCCCCATTCTCGCTCCCCTATAAATTGCCCTTAATACCTATCTCGATGCCCTTTAAACCTATCTCGCATCCCCGTTCAGCTGTTAGCTGTGAGAAAGAGGACTGGGCATGCATTTATGTGCTTCTCGAAGAGCTCGTCTGCTTTTATTTTTGACCaagattaatgttattttaatatagtttagttattaatattaaataaaatagatttatttattgttttatagttttaatttatattaatcttttattaaaaagttaatatttaatatatttatttattattattttaatttatttttaatctgtTTATAAAATGCTTTCAAATCTATTTTGCAATGTTaaactattttgataatttattagatatattatttatatttttttttaaattatataaggcgaatttaatgTCGAATTTTTTTCCGAATTTTTTACCTTTGCCaaatttcatccgaattttatgCTTGCCAAACTCGAATTCAAATTCGAACACGGTGACTTAGCCTACATCCATGTGGCTGCATCACACTCTACTCCCCATTTTGCTTCATCAAAGTAACCACCTCATTGATTCTCGGACTTTGATCAAGGATCTTCATGATCTTTAATTTCCTATAGATGTTTTCATCTTTATCTTCGATGTGATTGGTCGATACTCCAGCATTCCTACTGCTGCTCAATTGACTGCATTCAGGTTGTCATGATGTCTTCATAGCAGATTCTTCCACTAAGGGCAGCAATTTAGCTGTTGTTTATGCCTGCTTATTTTTGTGATTTCTAATGGATCAAATTGTTCAGACTATTTGCTTAAAATATTTCTCATATTTCAAGCAGTTTAGAGATGATGCTGCAGGAATATGTAAAAGCACCTGATCCAATCTGCAAATATTTTTTAATGCTTAAGCCTCGCACTTTGAAAGCCTCAAAATTACTTGTAAATTTGTAACGTCTCAGAAACAGATATTAAAATTTTGGATTCCATCCACTCAAAGGACTCTTACTTTGTTTAAAAAGGTACTTTATGCACCAAGCGCTTTCAGAATCTCATCAATATCAGAATGTCTCTTTTCCCTCAAATCATCCCAAGCATCAACATAAGTCTTTTATTGTGAGAGTTGAAAAGACAGCTTGCTCAAGAAAGCAACAAACAAGGTTTTCCAACATTTGAAGCACACTTTCTTCCATCAACTCCTCACCAAAGTTTACCCTGCACATTTCCTGATTCCCTTATTTGCTCAAGTTGGCTTCAATCAGCATCTTGCTTTGCTTGCTAAGATAATCCTGACAGTTCAAGGTCTACTCCCTTCGTTTTCAATCTGGAAAGTTGTTATTTTACTTGGTTTTCAAGCTGTAAAATTGATAATTACTAATCCAATATCAAATGTTTAAAGATTAATCAAAacaatacatatattatatatgttcAATATACAGTAATACTGCTACTAAGGGCATGGTGCATTGGTTAATACTTGGTATTGCTGTTGTTGCCACCATGGTTCAAACTCCTGCTAGGCTGCTGAGCTTGCAGGTTTGAACCACCTTTGTTAATGCACGAGAGTGGTCCCCCTTCCGACCTCCACTAGTACAGGGTTGACCAAAATAATCTCAACTTCACCAACCAAATAAATTAAACAATCAACCAAAAAAAGGTGATACTCAATGGTCAGACATGCAACTGCACATGGACTTGGAAACTTAATATAAATTGTCATATTGCTGCTCAGTCGGAGCATCTACATCATCAATTAATCAAGTTCAAGGGCTCCTCATACTAGCTGCACTGCACATGCACAATGTAATAGTTTCATACCCATCATTGCTGATTAAGACTAGAGAAAGTTATGACAACAGAATCCAAGTTGAGACGCTCAGATGTCACATCCCAATGGCTAATTGGAATCCAATTGCTTGTGCAAAAGGGCAATATTTGAAATCTTGAACACAAATCTAAACTTGCAGTGTCATAATAGAATTATAGTGAAGAAGGAATTGAAGCAAGGAAatattttttgcttttgtttttgtgTTGTTATAATGCAATTAGATATTTGCTTTAAAAACATTTTAGGTTTATTgaattacaattttattttattttatggtttTCACTAAAATTATTCTTCTGTTTATCGTCAAGTGGGATTCTATGTCCCAATATTGTGGGTCATGTTCAGGTTTGTCTGATCCATACTCAGGCAGGAGCCACAATACATAATATAATCCTTACTCAAAATGATATTGGTTTTGTCAaaaattatgaatttattataaTATTCAGATCAATAAGTCATAACATAATTCTGAAGAATCAATCATATCTTGGATTCTTTGGAAATGCTTTCAAATCTGCTGAGTCGGAGGTTTTTATCCCCAGCTCAGCAGTGACAATATAAAGGGTTTTCATCCTTAACTTGCCAaaagcattttagggttttcatcctTTGAACTCTTCGCTCACCTTAATAGGCTTTTGTCCTTAGAACTCTTACTTCAACTTGGAAGGTTTCCGTCCGAACTTGATGAGAGAGATGAGGGTTTTCTTCCTTAAATCCCTTAATGAATTTGAGGGGGGTTTCATCCTCCTTATATGCAACTCACTTCCTCAAATTCAACATTGATAGATTCGTAAATTTATTGCTGATTGCTTGATTGACGTTTACTGATTGATGGATTGcttgattttcttgatggattgaTGATTGAATGCTTGAACTATGTCCTCCTGAAATTAAATGATCTCCCTTTTATACcttatgtttgagggagtcacaactcttcacGACTATGGCCTTTAAAAGAGTTACAACCTTTCATAGCTAATTGCTGCCATTTGATAAAGttacaatttaatttaaattaaatgcttTTTTTTTAAGGATTGCTGTGAATGATAAGTTCTTTCCTTTATAGAACACATCTAGTATTTCTTTGGCGCCACCTTCAATTAAACTGCCCAAGTTATAAATTAAAAGGCTGCAATCTTGCATTGCATTAAAGCTGTGATCGGTTATTTGGCGGGGACATAACACAATACTAGGTCATACCTAGGCACACCAAAAGAATGCATGCACAGAACCCACAAAGAAAATTTACATTAGCTTTGTTACAAAACATGTTAGCACAACAACGTGAGTCAACCTCAAACCTTGGGATTGACAAGTGCAGTTACAAGCAAtgatgaaaaattaaaatattcattgtGTGATTCCTCCTTAGTACTCCAAAGCAGTAGTACTTCATTTTTGGTTTTGTAATCAAAGTTTTTCTTATTAGTCTGACTATAATTAGTTTGGCCTGTAGGTACTAGTTGTTACTAAAAAACACACCTTTTTTGGGAATGACCAACTCCTCCCGAGCTGGAGAAAACTATTAGCCTCAAAAACACCTGTTAGAATAATATTTATTTACTctgttaatggtcaataatgtatttAGTTAGGAGATATCTTAATTGCCTTTTGCAGTGTGTAGGTAGTTAGTTGGGTTAGTTGACATATTAAATATAAgaaaagggttttcacagaaggagggcatcgactatgaggagacattaggcttgtcctcgctctctcagctcaatttggatggaaagtccatcaaatggacgtcaagagtgcctttctcaacggtgatttgcaggaagaagtctacatgacgcagcctccaggtttcaaggttgccggtaaggaacaccaggtatgtagactagtcaaagaaaaataaattgaatgaatgattcaataatcggatcatctattcaacaatatacaagcgtatatatagagattacaagacgacgttctaaattaagaacaagtcgtttaaagtgaactactaaaaagctaaacgctaaataaagcttaaaagctaattaactaaaaagctaaataaccattaaactaactgcaacaaagcacgattttgaggaaaaaaccgtcaaaccctgaaataggaaccctcgaaaagagaatttacgatttttaggagaaaatcgaaaaaccaagaaatcagaggttacaaatcatcatttttttggaaaaaaaagggtaaaacccaGATAATTAAAATCTTACGCGAATATCACGAATTACAAATGAGATAATTTtaaagggaaaattataaaccccgtgaacagtttttgaggaaaaaatcgtgaaaaccctttaaacgatttttgtggaaaaaatcaaacaaaaccctaaaacttTGCATGGCAAGGACCCAAAACACCACGTGGTAAGACACCAAACATCACGCGGTAAAACATCAGACATCATGCAGGAAAACACCAAACAACATCACGTGGAAAAATACcaaacatcacgtggtaaaacagcAAACCTCACACGGCAAAATAGCAGGCATCACATGGTAAAACAACACtccctgatttttgaggaaaaatcaagcaaaaccctcccatgatttttttgtggagaaaaatgagaaaacccaCTCAAGCTTTGCAAATGACAGATaataattttttaggaaaaaattctaaaccctacgaacaatttttgaggaaaaaaaatgtgaaaaccctgggacctgtagGACGAGGTctagcctaaatcaatctgatcaaggcaacgatattcaaatgtcgtgaacatgcactgtttccaggtgttgtggcagttgttgaacttttgactgtgttaTGATGTTGGTCAAACATGCCATCATGAAAATGGaagttgaacgaggtcaacctagtgaaaacatgagacagaagaatctgattcaaaaatcagaatagaagcaactgcacaaaaaatctgaaaccctggaggTGAATTTTGGAACGAATTCCAAGGCGCAAATTtcaaggtttggaagaaacccaaaaattaaattttctgcacacttaaaacagcataaaCGGTGCCCCAAAAACagcaaaaatcccaacgtccacaAAAATAGCAAAAATTgcgaactgtttttaaattccaaggtaaatttgctggcacaaaattCGAAGTGCAGAAAAGGaggcacccaaaaaaatctgagaccaacccaaaaaaatctgaaaccaacccagaaaagctctcgaaaaacccaccaagaatctggaAACATAATGCAGATCTaacggctcaaaaattgaggcacggaaaATGATGCACCCAAAAAATCTGAcaacccagttgaggtctcgaaaaacccaccaagaatctgcaagaaaaataaaatttcaactcgaactgaagggtcaaaaccctagtcgaaaattgcaaaaaccctaggaaaattttcaatctgcaaaaaaaaactcTAGGTTGCAAGCCCAAAAATCTCCAGAActctaaaaaaaacatgaactgctacCTAACATTAAAATTCACCCACAAAccagaaaccctcaaaaagccttgtaaaaaagcaaaatcattttttttataaaaaaacaataaaaaaaatctagaaaatattccagaaagaagggcatgaatttttattaaaaaattcgccaaactttaaagaatcccatcgacccactctaataccatgaaaaataaattgaataaatgattcaataatcggatcatctattcaacaatatacaagcgtatatataaagattacaagacgacgttctaaattaagaacaagtcgtttaaagtgaactactaaaaagttAAACGCTAAaaaaagcttaaaagctaattaactaaaaagaaaaagctaaatgctaaataaagcttaaaagctaattaactaaaaagctaaatgaccattaaacaaggaactaaatataggtgactaaaatataattaaatattctaatagttaGCTAGGTTAGTTGGCATATTAAATATCTATAGTATTTTATATGCctatatattgtaatttgttcTTAGTTAATATGAACAAGATATTTTACCAGTGAATCTGATTTTCACATGGTATTACAGCTAGGGCACGGAACCTGTTTTTCTCAAAAAATCTGCATGTTTTTTACGACCTAGAGTTTCTGCAACTTCGCCTAGGATTTAGACCCTTTGTTTCAAGGCGAAATTTTTTTTcaattgcagattcttggtggggtTTTCAAAACTTCAACTAGGTCACCGTCAGATTTTTTTTCGCCTAAGGTTTTGACCCTCTGTTTCAAGGCAAAAAAAATTTCAATCGCacattcttggtgggtttttcaagatcTCAACTGAGTCACCGTCAAATTTTTCTAGGTCAACAGATTTTTTTTcgcctagggttttgaccctctgtTTCAAGGCGAGTTTTGACCCTCTATTTCAAGGCGAAGTTTTTTTCCGGTTGCAGAATCGTTGTGGGTTTTTTGAGAGTTCAACTGGGTTGTCCTCGAATTTTTCTAAGTGCATCATTTTCCATACCTCGTTTTTTGAGCCCAGGGATTTGACCCTTCATTTTCAGAAAAATTATTCTGATTGCAGATTCTTTCTAGGTCTTTCACAAGGATTTTTGGGTCTTCGTCGATTTTTTTGGGTCAGTCGAAAATTTTACCTCGAAAACTGTGCTAGGGTTTTGAGATATCTCCTTCGTTTCaagtcaaaaaaaattatttgcagaaTCTTTATGGGTTTTTCGAGATCTGAACTAGGTTGTCatcaaattttttcaaatcttccaaAAAATGTGCCTCGAAAATCGTGTCAAGGTTTCACCTTCTGCCTTTGAATCTGACATGaacaatttgtttctaaaaaccctctGGTTTACGTGCATTCGTGCCTTCACCAGTTCAACCTTGGGGTACGTGATGGCATCGTTGACGAACATTATGCTCGAAAGCAACCAGAAGTTCAAtggccgcaactacaacacctggaagcaGCGTATGTTGACAATTTTTGGGTGTCGATGTCTTGATGCAGTTGTTCTAGGCACGTCTCAACGTCCAGACACTCTCGGAAAAGATCATGACAAATGGTATGAGCGCAACCGGGAAGCCGTCATGCTCATCAAACTCTTTGTTACCGATGAGCAGCTACCTCAAGTACCGTCCGACAAAATTGCGAAGGAAATATGGGATCATTTGAAGAGTCTTCATGAAACCTCTG from Cryptomeria japonica chromosome 3, Sugi_1.0, whole genome shotgun sequence harbors:
- the LOC131027908 gene encoding eukaryotic translation initiation factor 6-2; amino-acid sequence: MATRAQFENSSEVGVFSKLTNAYCLVAIGGSENFYSTFESELAEVIPVVKTSIAGTRIIGRLCVGNKNGLLLPNTTTDQELQHLRNSLPDQVVVQRVDERLSALGNCVVCNDHVGLIHTDLDRETEELIADVLGIEVFRQTIAGNILVGSYGVLSNRGGLVHPHTSIEDLDELSTLLQVPLVAGTVNRGSEVVAAGMIVNDWTAFCGLDTTATELSVIESVFKLRESQPSAIVDEMRKSLIDSFV